aattaattttgtctTCCTCGTTACCTTCAGGTCATgtattgtatatcatatatgtcACTCTCTTTTCCCATAATTGTGGTGCAGCCCCATTGAAAAACTCAAATACTCTCCAAATATGAAGAAACACATTGGCATGGTAAGAAGAATCATGTCAGATTGCTCATGAAAATGTCACTTATAAGTATATAGCTTAATTGCTGTCCAGCCCTTATAAAAAGCTCAGATACTGTAGTTGGCAGTTCATCATTTTTTGGATTTGCAATGCTGTTACCGTTAGTaacatttaatttcaaagataaaagtctaagatttcatttaatatattatatattttaaatgacaagAAAGTCATGTGGCTTTCTTTGGAATGAGATTGACCATTTCAACTATATGCACAGGAAACTGAAAATGCAGCTTAACTGGAATTAGAGTAACTAAATACTGAAATCAACCATACGTGATATCTCCAAATTTTGTTTTCTGCCCATGCAGATTGCTGGTGGCACAGGAATTACTCCCATGCTCCAGGTCATTGATGCTATAGTAAAAAATCCAGATGACAATACCCAGGTGCGCAATGAACTTTTCTTGCAAAGTTTCTGAACTAAGCCAAAACTGACCAGTAAAGTTGAAGTCCAAGGTTCCTTTTATTGCATTTTGATGAGATTTTGTGCAGTTTATTGCATGGTATACAAGAATATTTCTTTGTTCAATCACTTGGTAAAAAATGTTTCATTCATTTAATGAAGAGTTCTAATGGAAAACCTATACTCTCCGTCTATCCCCTATTTGAAGCTTGTGAAAATGCACCCCAATTGGAACTGTTGTAGTATAAATTTTCGGCATTTCCTATGGGCAGTGAAGCGGCATTTTCTTTTAGCACTTTAATCAAACGTATGAACTTGGGAAAATTTTATGATAGATACTCGTTGGTTTTTCAATCTTCGTTTGTGCAGTACAAGCACAAAATTTGCTCAACTATAACTTTTAATGATTGATTGAGCATGTCCTTTATGCTTACAGGTCTCGCTGCTTTACGGGAATGTCTCTCCTGATGACATATTGCTTAAACAGAAACTTGACATACTTGCATCTAGCCACCCAAATATAAAGGTATCATCTGTTTCAGTAATGAAAAATTGCTGTAGTAGAAGTAAAACTATTTCCCCTTTTTTGCATGCCCGTGTTGATATATTTCATTTTCCTGTCAGgagcagtttttttttttttttttttccttaatcgTTTCTTTGATCCAATCGGAGAGGTTTTCTGTAACTCTCTTGGATTAGAGATCTCCCTcttgaaatttcattcaatcaataaattttttttttattattattatatatgtatatgtatatatatatgtatcccTCCCTCTTAATCAAAGTGATGGACTTTATGGTAATAAAAATGTAGGTATTCTACACTGTTGATAATCCATCAAAGAGTTGGAAGGGAGGAAAAGGATACGTATCAAAGGATATGGTCATCAAAGGCTTACCACCCCCTGGTGATGACGCACTAATCCTCGTAAGTGTTTATCGTCGTTGCTGCTGTAATACTTCAGTACCTGGTAATCTTTGCAGTTCTGGTCTATCTCATAGAAGAACCAGCCTACGCGTCATTTTTCCTCAAATGGGaaggaaattaaaaaatagttttaagaaTCTGTGTTTCCTCTTCCATCTATGGTTCCCATTatcataataatatatataaccaTGCTATTGTATATCAATTGGGTAGTTTAAAGGCcagtttggattgacttgagaaaaagtatttttcaaaaaactcatttttattcaaacacttttgataaaaattgttgaaaatactcttcaaaagttattttgagtggttgccacaaacactccaattttttctaaaataacttaatttttaaattaaccccTTGGCCTGCCTTCTAGTAATTTACCAAGGACAATTCAATTTTGCCATGTAGCTGTAGCTTGCAATGATAGCTCAAACAGTATTGCTTATCTCCCATGAATTTGGAGCTAGTTAACTTCTGCACTAGGACTCTGGATGTGAATTTTTTTGgggttaaaaaacacttttgatcTCTGAACTTTcatgaaaataacattttaGTCCTTGAACATCAGatggtaacaatttagtctccaTGCTTTCAAATTTGTGACAATTTAGTCCTTTAACTTtaataagtaacaatttagtccatgtaCTTTGCACTCTATAatgatttaatgaaatttcttacGTGTGTTGATTGATAGATtgattggaaatcaaatttatttacaaactataaacaTTAAGTCATTATATGATAAAAATTGTCACTTGATGAAAATTTTCACGATTGGGACTAATCGTTACTTATCAAAATTCAGGAACCAAATTGtgataaatttaaaagtatacgGGCTAAATCGTTATCAACTaaagtttaggaactaaattgttactttcataGAAGTTCaactacaaaaaaatattttccttttttttcttttttttgcctTTTTCAGTTGACATGGAAGGAAATTATATGTTTTCTAGTTGTACTACCATAGTCATTCCTAGATTCATAAAGGACTCTCTTCCATGTGTTCAGGTATGCGGTCCACCGGGGATGATGAAACACATATCTGGGGAGAAGGCTCCAGATTACTCACAGGGAGAGGTATATTTATTTAGGATTTTCACTGTCCATGAactttaattgatttttcagcTATTAATACATATTGATCTACATCTTTTTTACTACTTTCTTGCAGCTTGTTGGCATACTTAAGGAACTAGGATATACTAAGGAAATGGTTTACAAATTTTAACAAGATTGACAAAATTTTATGTGAGGAAGTATTTTCTGAAGCCTTGTTAGAGTTCAGTCATCggaccaaaattttaaatcaaaataatttccaAGGTGATGTTCATTAGATAAAGATAATCTTTTGAAGGCCATTTTATGTCGACTTCTTTTTATACTTTTTCATGTCTGGATAAAGGGGTCGGCATCTTCTCTAATTGGGTTCGACAATCTATTTGATATCTAGCCctataacataaaaaaaaagacTTCACAGCTTCTATTTGGCAAGGACAAAGAGTCAACACTTGTGGAAATCTCACATTTATGGAGTTAATGGGTCAGCATAGTCAAGAATACATAAGTAGCATCTTAATTCTTTACCATTTTTGCTTATCAGGTATGGACAGATGTTTTACAAAATCTTGTGCAACCCAATTGGTTGAAAGCTTTATGGTGCATGGACTCTAGTTCATGAGAGAGTTAGATAATCTGTATAAATTTTAATGAAGGGAGAGTGAAATGGCTTTTTAcgtgtttaaaaaaatatatacttttgtACAATATTTTTTAAGCACTTGAAAAGTCATTCTACACAAATTTACATCGTTAGCATCTCGCAAGAGAGAATTCATTTGGTTGTATGTTTGCAAGATTGACCCTCGTAAATTTTAGGTTGAAAAGGAAGTGGTTTGGTGGTGAGGACTCTTACGATTTGGTTAGAATAGTTGAAATGAAAAGGTTAATACATAAAAaattcttgttatcttttaaaGTTGGTCGGTAGGATGTATAGGTCAATTAGATAGATGAGATTGCATCTGATACCACTCTTActgaataagattaaaaaaagaaagaaaagagtgaAAAGCTCATTTAAATAAAGTAGTTGGACTAAAAAGCAATAGTAGTTGACAATTTGAAAAGGATTTCATCCAACAAACCATTAGCCTAACTTCTCTTTTAAATTACAATAACTATTAGAAATAGGGGAGAAGTAGAACAAATTGCTTTTGTATGATGATCAAATGCCTTTACATAGATTCATTATTCTCTATGAACTCAAACTCATTCAGTAGCTTTCTGAATCTTAGTTCTAAACAACAAAATGTACAGTTTCTCcattgaaaaataaaggaaacaaCCTGTTGAGTGGGTCACAAATGACCCAAAACTTGAACCCACAATACAATGCCAAGCTGGCCCATGAACTTTATCAAACTCCTGCGTTAATCCCCAATTTAATTAGTATAAATCAATGTAAAAAATTAATGTGCATCAAAGGAAAAATAGGTTAATTACAATGGGTAATACTtttgagttgataattattttttaaagaattgcaaaACATAGTaaaatctatcactgatagacttctaccagTGATACAGTCTACCATTGATAAACTTCGAGAgttgatttaaattttgctatatttgtaaactTTTTTGCATTGTGCTATATATGCTAGTACTTTAGGTcatattgttatatttgtaactatctcaaaaaaatatttgttttcaaaGTTATTCTATTAGATAATTTTTGGGTTTTGACAAGAATAGTTTACAAGTATGAGGTGCATCTCTGAACTTCGCCACTTATTTCAAAAGTGTCCCTATTCTTTTAAAAGTGATAATATTATTTTTGACCTTCTATTAACATTTCAAAACTACTACGAAAATAGAAATCCATTACCATATTAGACCGAAAATTGAGATGGTGGCAATGAGGTAAAACATTCTCAATTTCAGCTCTTCTCACAACCAAATTCTTTCTTGCAATTCATCTGACTTGGTACAAGTCTTGCTACCCTTCTTAATTCAATTCTCATAACCAATCTCAGTCGTACTAATTTAGTAATAAGTTAGATTCTATCAAAACGATTGCAAGGGAAATTAGGAACACTAAGCGATCAAGCAATGCACATGGATTTgtaaggaaggaaaaaaaaaagcttcaatttcaatgaaaaatatCAGATTGTTAGCTTTAAAATATGTGCTAATCACTTATCTAAACACATGGGCTGTCGGATCCTTTGACCAAATGCCCACTTGAATTCTGtctcaaaacttttttttttattatataatccACAGATTTAGTGATTGAAGTGAATAATAACAAATAGAATTTTGATGACGAATGTCAATTTAATTGAACGATAATTGGCATTCACTTTTTTCCTTGAAGTCTAAAGTTTGAATTCTCATCTCTCACATTTTCAGTACTAGAGATGGACTCTAAAAGAGAGAAACAAGAACTAGAAATGTAATGATTTCTCATTTTCTAttgattgattttctttttgaatatgaccaaaaaaaaaaaaaaaaggaaatcaaGGGGCCTTCTACTCTACCTTTCTCTGAACATTTtctaagaaaaaagaagaaaaaaaaggatcAATATGAAATTCCCAatgcccaaaaaagaaaaagaaaaagtgatcAAAAACCATCAATGATATATGTTATTTATGAGTTTGGTACTTGTGTTTAGATGAATGCACTATATATAAATCCTCTAATCCTATCAGTACATTTACAATctgtattatttaatatttctttCTAATAATAAATCACCGTACTGAACATAGGTAATACACTATAACTACGTAAATCTCTATGTCGCATTTTCTCACTTGCTTTATTTGTCGGTTTCTTTAACTGTTGAGgtcagaaaagaaaaatatccaCCAAAAGACAGAAACTCAGTGAAAAATTACCCACAAAAACAGAACTTGCCAAGGCaacaataatataattgataaaCATAATACCTTTTTAATATTGTAAGCCATATGTTTTGAGCTGAACTTCTCCAAACTATCATAACTTCTCCTTGCAGTCCTAAAAGCTTGAATTTGCATAATTTCAGGCATGTCTGATACCAATACTTTCACTTGAAGAAATGCAGCCACTGATCCCAAATTTGTTTCCACATGAGAAACTGACTTCCTACCTTCAACCACCACTTTTCTTCCTCCCATTATTTCCTCGCCGCCGCGGCCGTGCTGATCAGTTGCTTTCTTAGTTTTCCTACCCAACCAGTTATACTTGTAAATTGATGTTTTATCCATTGAACTCGTCGAAACAGGCTCACGTGTAGGTACATTCCGACCTCCATCACGAGACTTGTAAAAGGATTTGAATCCTTTCATTTGCTTGTTTAGAGTGGTCATTGTGATCTCTAGGAGAATATTAAGGTGGGTTCagccatatatatataaaagaatatgAGCCATACCAAGAGGGGTGTTTTTAAATTATGAGAGAGAGCTAAAGAAACTGGTTAGGGAAGTGGTTGAGAATAATCAAAAGAGGCAAACCATGTGATCAAGGGATAATAAATTGCTTGTCAATGCTGGTGAAagatttgatatattttgttcTTTGTTAGCTAAAAAATAGAgttccctttttttaaaaaaaaaattacgaaGGACCATTTTATGGGCATCTTTATGATTAACGACCGCATATTAGAGTACAATATCGCATTTCATAAGGTATCCATGTTAGAGATAACCTATGTCTATCGTAGCCCTAACTTAAGtcatcttcatttttctctGCTGTGTTCTTTCCATGAACATGAGAAAAATGAAGATCACGGTAGAAATGGTCATCGCGTTAAAGTTACAATAGACATAGTCATCTCTAAcgtcatatattataaaatgaTGTAGTGCCTTTGACATAAATATATGGTTAAATTTCATATGTTTGTGAGGGGCATATCATTAATCAtttaagaggttgagaaaagGTCATAtgtacaaaaacaaaaatatatatatatataaaaagtataGCAAATTTGGTTGTACTTATCTTTTCTGCAATCCACTTAATTTActcaattaaaatttatcatgtggcaaatattttttaaaaagaactaaattattattattgtttactATGTTACAAAAGAGGGAGGCATGATATAAGCTGTATCTaatcatttttcaataaaatgacgattttgttttttttaaaaaaaaataataatttatgagGCTAGAGGGTGGTTTGGGGAAAAATTGTCCTATACTGTGAAACTGCTCCAAGACAGCCTAATAGAAAGAACACCCACCCCCTCACAGCTTATTTGTAGGGTAAGGGTTCCTTAAACTGTATGGTATGTTCATTTACTTATATTTGtccaaattaataaaatagatagcatttttaattgaattttttttataaaaaaaatgcttcCCTAAATCAAAGTTGTGGAGAGTTTTGGAGATCATAGGATGTTGTGAAGACCAAAAACATGTTTTTCCAATTAAtaggaatataatatataaatatttttttggttatataccaatatatatgatatataaaattttgtgGTTTGTCCTTGTTCTTTTTAATAAAGTATTTAAGGAATATGAGGAAGGagtattattgttttttatttttgtctctaacagaaaataaagtattcaacattattttgatttttttttctctctttttaagtTATTTGAATTATGTTAGGAGAGATTTGTTgcttttttataattatttagaaaaattatatatttggtttttaaattttgaagtttgtgtCAAGTTGGTCGTGAAGTTTCAAAAGTATCTAATATTAGGTTTTTAcaacttcaaaatttggattttagGTCTAATAAGACTCTAAAATTTCAAGTTTGTATTTAGTAATTTTGcgaattttaaaaagttttaaagtttgactaaatttataaatttaaaagtttagggatcaAATAGACATGATCTCAAAGTTCGGAAGTATATTTGTAATTACTTTTCTTGTATTAAATTTCTATTGATATGTCGACATTTCATGAAATATCGAAGAAATACTCATGAGACACGAAAAATTacaaatgtaaatataataaaaatgttaaattgtttataaaatgcaaaatattttttcattaatttaatttaatttttatttttataatttttcaacaaaGATCTATCGGGATTGACATGTTCTTAAAATTGagatcttttcaaaattttgaaaataccaAACTTCTCTCTCTTTAAAATGTCATTTGCTTTTGTTGCTTTTATAtaaattatgtaaaaattatGCAACAAAAAGATAAAATGGTGAAGtcctttttgtaaaaaaaataatgttaatgaAAGGGAGTCTAAATTATTcttcattttattgaaaaataatattattattttaaataattcctTAGCTTTTCAGCCAATAAATACTTGAAAACTACAATGTATTATGAacctaaaaatagaaaaggctcctttttattaataaaattgtaCCAAACACCGCCGTAAGGGTAGGCTCTAACATGTGCATTTTCATCTTTATCCAACAAAATTGAttctaaaataagaaaaaagtgtgatgaatttaattattaaatacaatattttttatgttattaTGTGAAAAATTATTATACAAAGGTAGTTAGAACCACTCTAGTTCAACTGTAATTGATATGTATTTtatctattaaaattaaaaattaacaataacttatatgtatttTATGTATTGAAATTGGAGGCTAGCTTGTAcaagaaaacaaagaagaaaagaaagtttGAGGGAAGAAAGTTTTCATAATTATTGGtgggatttttttaattaagtggGATATCAATAGTTTTTgggatattttcaaatatagaaaaaagagtcaattcatttataaatatagtaaaatatcactcTTTATCAACGATAGACAACGGTTTTGAATTAGAGACGTTCAAAATGATGAATCAACGTCGACTATAACCCCTAGCCTTCCAAGCTAACGATGCGGGTTCGATTCCCGCTATCCGCTTATCTTATTCTTATGattgatattttataatatatattataaatataataaattatttattaatattatattaatgattatattaatgtattaatgaaattaatgtattaatgaatttcatttatatGATAATCACagtttgctatatttgaaaatctaacaattttgtcatttagaGAGAATGGAAGTAATTTCCTAAATTATCTTTCACATAGAGGAGcaatctaaaataatattttatagacacttttttagataaaaaaaaaataaagaaatttagaaattttataagtatttttttcataatttttataaataaattataactttCAATGTTTGATGAATTCTATACTTAAAAGTTTTTATCAACTATGAATTAGaatctttgtttttttaattatggaGAGTGATCTAATATCATCgttttaactaatttattattatgtGCGATGCAcgtattataaaattttaaaatataagattttttttcttcataaagttgtgattttattaaatatttgtttatgctgttcattttttgaattatttatatttttaatcacaatttattaaataaactaattaattttaattttaataaaataaacccTAAATCTCAAATCTCaaacaattttatcttttttagtataacaacCGTGGGTTGGGGGATTGATACTCCGATCTCTTGGATCTGAGTATATATTAATACCGCTAAGCTAAGTTCACTTTGGCTATACATATATGCACATACACATGCGCACACACAAGAGAAACTCTTAATTGAGATGCTTACTTCTAGagtagtaaaaaaataaattaattaagaattaaaaaaaaaaactaaagaaatcTTAAATGAATAaagtaaaaaattgaaaagatacATTCCTGAAGTTGGAAATTATAGACAGatgtttaaaaataagaaaaataacacaaCAATGTGGGAATAATGGTcaaccaaatatatatatatatataatgcaacaaaaacaatctaaaaaaattatggagaagaagttaacaaaattaaaaccaaaatcaaaatataaagaagaaaaaaaaataaagaaactatATATGATGAGAATTGAAGATTTATAgctatttattgaataaatttagatttgaaatcttaatttgatttgatttttttttaatttttagataacCTAGttcatttcttttaatttagaaaaaacgTGAAAACCAAATTGATAGTTTTTTCATAAAAAGAAtcaaataaaaccaaaatttgaaaccaAATTCACATGTAGATTTAATTTAGCTATTTATTGAACAAATTTGGATTCTGAatcttaatttgatttgatttttatttttaatttttagataacatggttttttctaaaatttcaaaaaaaaaaaacgtgaaGACTAAATTGGatagattttttataaaaaataaataaataaataaaatccaatTTGAAACTAAATCCACGTAAATTAATGTTTGATTTAGctgtttaaagaaaaaatttagatttcaaatctaaatctaaatttgatttttttaaaaaaaaaaatagatatcatgacttttttattttaaatttagaaaaaaaaatgaaaaaccaacTTTGATAGATTTCtgataaaaacaaattaaataaaaccaaattttgaaaccaaatctagataaaataaagtatttaaaatgaatttttttacattGGTTTAATTGTCAAATTACCAAGATAACCTTATCACCATGATAGACGAGGAAAAGGAATGTTTCTTCCTATAATTCTTTTTAGATAATATAGATAGATAATTGATGTGTTTATGTAATGAAGATGAACTATGCTATACTCGtattatcatttaaatattgtactaataataaaacatcataaaaactaaattgcttgaaacaatttaaaacaaaaatgaattCATGATAAAGTGCTATAATTGTGACATTGAATAATTTTGAGCAAAATCTAATAATCTAATAATTGATGAAGTTTTATAAAAATCGACTACTTTGTTTATTGATAGTTCTTATAAAACAACaactataataatttatataatttacaaatatttctttatttatattgtttttatttttatttttagttcttttttttaacTTGTATGGAGATCGTTAATATAATTTACATCAGTTGAACTATACTTACTATTTCTTTACttgtgttttcaattttatctttgatgAGTAAGTCGCTTGTTTAACGGccacattattttaaatttcattaaataaaaataatctatGATATTCAATATacttattaataaattaaaataagtacTTAACTCTTCTAAAATGTGTACTATCAACTTCtagaatttcaaatttcataaccatgttgaattagaaaaaaataataataataactcaaaGCATGAAGTTTCATTCATTTCCCTTCtatattatcaaaataataatataatagtaTAACGCCAACATATGATTACTACTTTTTTATTATCAATCAAGTCAATAATAGTGGGTTATAGCATTTATTTTAATTCGATTAGATAGGatctaaaattaaagaaattgtaAAGTATGggacaaaaataattattttaatctttattttaaacttctctctaaaaaaatttaatttttagccGTCATCTATGCATTTGGTAAAGATATTTATACTTGTATAATTCTTTTTACTGAaccaattacaataaaaattaatttttaacttaaCAAATAAGGATtcgttttaaaatttattaaaagtagacagacaaataaatctaaaattaaattataatatttaattcctATGATTCGAAGAAAATTAGATTTTAATctctataatttataattagaatttatttcTTATAATTTGGGGAGATCTTCTTAGATAATTTCTAGAGTAGAAATTATTCATGAGAATTTTATCAAACCACGAAGACCATTTATAAGATATGTCTCATcataaaagttaaattttaatttttaaaattattataaaaattaaattataacattctctaaattatagggactaaatttttGTAAGTAAATGTAAAGTATAGAGTGGGGATGAATAATATTTTATCTGGAAAGAATTATTTCTCACACTTTTTTGTTTTCTGATTTGAATAAATAATGTGACAATAAATTAACCATTTTAGGGTCTCttccaacctctatgatttttTCCACACATATTGAGGGAGACCATACTTGTTAAGACAGCTAGCTATCATCTTCCCATTGAAAAtaacaatcatataatatataattacttCAGATAAACAGAATTTTGACAATGaccaaaagaataataataataaattgacaGGATATGTATGATCGACAGAACAAAGAGAATATTGAataatcttctctatttaaatGAGACTatttttttccccaaatttccaatttattctattttatacCTAAAACATTTCAGACCTCTTTTTATATGTGGTTCCAGATAATAtttcatattcaaatatgtaTTTTCATTAAGTAACACTACAATAATTTGAAACATAAAAGGAGAGAAATttagaaagaagagagaaaaaaccGACATAAAAGCTAAATTCATGCATTTTTCTAAGGAAAAGGGAACTTTTCTACGAATTTACCCGATGATAATTTTTTCGTGTCGTGAATTTATGACTATAGATAACGGTCAATAAAGGTACAAAagattttgaaggaaaaaatgggaagtttttttttttccatattatGACAATTTTTTTGAGTCATCAGTTAATGACTagaagaaaaaatagttttggcaagaaaaatgagaagttttgatttttttcgataattataaataaaaaaagtgtCTGCCTGTAAAAATGGTGATATGTTTCAAAGAGGAAACAGTTTTAATATAATGTAATATAGAAACTATAATAGACTTAAATTTATATGATTCTGTAtataattgtaaaaaataaaatgtttattgaaAAGGGACAAGATGGGGTATGTGAGGATGAAATTTTTAAACATGGGTCATGTCTCAATTAGTGGGATCCAAATTCGAGTAAAATGTcagtgaaaaagaaaagagacgaAGTACATAATCAATCcaattatgatataattaaagttGCATATATAAACTTATATCCTCTTATTAGtcccaaaattaatttaaacggCTTGACTTTGTTTGATAGTGGGGGAAGGAGTGGAAAGAAAGAAATGTCATAGTTTCGTCAAAACACAATAATTTTGAAggcaaaattgttgttatgtggATTGATTTGAAATTGTACCAAAACTCTTAACGAATTATGATAATTACACACTAAATTATGATGAAAGGACAATTCTatagatataaatttgaaaattaaatcaagATGGCTATAAAAATGTATGATTGTGCTTTTAGAATGGATTTTGGAAGGTAGAAAGAACATTCATTTTCACCAATaattatgtatttttctttctatAGATCAAATGTGTGTAAAAATGTGGGTCTCCTATGTCTTTCAAGAGAAAGATTGAATGGATGAAGTTAGAGTGTGGCTTAGCTTAGTCCTTATCCTTGGCattaattttagggtttttccaaATATGTGATTTTGGAGTTTGAAGCCCTCCTTTCACTGGCTAGCCACATTTATAGGAGTCTTGTGGGCTTAAAGCTAAACATTATCAAACCCTTCATTGCAAGTTAATTACAATTTTAGTACAATTTTTGTCATGTATAGTTTGTTATTTACTAGTTGGGACCCTATCAAACATGATTTCACTTTTATCTATAACTATATGTTCTATGCTAACATGTGAAAAGGTCCaaatttataatcaaattttagtttgcaaaatataactatttatttcatttaaaaatagtaaaaataagaTAGGGTTTTAGTGAATGGCAAATACGAGGTAAAACTATTGTTATTTAAAACAGTAATAAGTATCTCGTCTATGAAGTGACATAAA
This DNA window, taken from Benincasa hispida cultivar B227 chromosome 6, ASM972705v1, whole genome shotgun sequence, encodes the following:
- the LOC120080348 gene encoding uncharacterized protein LOC120080348; the protein is MTTLNKQMKGFKSFYKSRDGGRNVPTREPVSTSSMDKTSIYKYNWLGRKTKKATDQHGRGGEEIMGGRKVVVEGRKSVSHVETNLGSVAAFLQVKVLVSDMPEIMQIQAFRTARRSYDSLEKFSSKHMAYNIKKEFDKVHGPAWHCIVGSSFGSFVTHSTGCFLYFSMEKLYILLFRTKIQKATE